A single genomic interval of Nycticebus coucang isolate mNycCou1 chromosome 21, mNycCou1.pri, whole genome shotgun sequence harbors:
- the LOC128573733 gene encoding WD repeat-containing protein 82-like, which produces MRLTDGVLRSFRVAKVFRENSDKINSLDFSPNGETVISSSDDDSIVLYDCQEGKPKRTLYSKKYGADLIRYTHAASTVVYSSNKIDDTIRYLSLHDNKYIRYFPGHNKRVVALSMSPVDDTFLSGSLDKTIRRWDLRSPNCQGLIHQQGKPVFSFDPEGLIFAAGVNSEMVKLYDLRSFDKGPFATFKMQYDRTCEWTGLKFSNDGKLILISTNGSFIRLIDAFKGVVVHTLGGYANSKAVTLEASFTPNSQFIMIGSDDGKIHVWNVESGIKVAVLDGKHTGPITCLQFNPKYMTFASACSNMAFWLPTIDD; this is translated from the coding sequence ATGAGGCTCACCGACGGCGTGCTGCGGAGCTTCCGTGTCGCCAAGGTGTTCCGTGAGAACTCAGATAAGATTAACTCCTTGGATTTCAGCCCTAACGGCGAGACGGTTATCTCGAGCAGCGACGACGACTCCATCGTGCTCTATGACTGTCAGGAGGGCAAACCAAAGAGGACCCTGTACAGTAAGAAATACGGTGCGGACCTCATCAGATACACTCATGCTGCGAGCACCGTTGTTTACAGCTCCAACAAAATAGACGATACTATTCGTTACCTGTCTTTACACGACAACAAATACATCAGATACTTTCCTGGACATAACAAAAGGGTGGTGGCCTTGTCCATGTCACCTGTGGATGACACTTTCCTTTCTGGGTCTCTCGATAAGACCATTCGACGCTGGGATCTCCGGTCTCCTAACTGCCAGGGCCTCATACATCAACAGGGCAAGCCCGTTTTTTCTTTTGATCCAGAAGGGTTAATTTTTGCCGCAGGTGTCAACTCTGAAATGGTCAAACTTTATGACCTTCGTTCTTTTGATAAGGGGCCATTTGCAACCTTTAAGATGCAGTATGATCGGACTTGTGAGTGGACAGGGCTTAAGTTCAGCAATGATGGCAAGCTCATCCTCATCTCCACCAATGGCAGCTTTATTCGTCTTATTGATGCATTTAAGGGAGTGGTGGTGCACACGCTTGGGGGTTATGCTAACAGCAAAGCTGTCACACTGGAGGCTTCATTTACTCCAAACTCTCAGTTTATTATGATTGGTTCAGACGACGGCAAGATCCATGTATGGAATGTAGAGAGCGGTATAAAAGTAGCTGTTTTGGATGGTAAACACACAGGACCCATTACCTGTTTGCAGTTCAACCCCAAGTACATGACCTTTGCCAGTGCATGTTCCAACATGGCCTTCTGGTTGCCCACCATTGATGACTGA